The Chryseolinea soli genome contains a region encoding:
- a CDS encoding SdiA-regulated domain-containing protein encodes MKYGLLSALCLLLLFSCELKRYNSPPGYDFSAPEKIIMRESLLEISGIAFHHGNPDTVLAINDEDGRLFFFPIDKKKAYATKFSKNGDFEDVAVYKNLIYTLRSDGTLFSFSDSIKQKKVKARKWENVFPKGEYESLCALETDNKLYTLCKKCGKEKHIIKGYTLDLADSSGSKVTSFQIDLSGMSSLAGKVRRAFQPSALALHPLTGEWYILSSVHKTLLIADAGWKPKAAYALDPKYFNQPEGIAFDDVGHLYISNEGNEIQNGNIMRFAFVR; translated from the coding sequence GTGAAATATGGGCTCCTCTCCGCCCTCTGTTTGCTGCTGCTCTTTTCTTGCGAACTAAAGCGGTACAACAGCCCACCCGGCTACGACTTCTCGGCGCCGGAAAAGATCATTATGCGCGAATCGTTGCTCGAGATCTCCGGCATCGCCTTCCATCACGGCAACCCTGACACGGTGCTGGCCATCAACGACGAAGACGGCCGCCTGTTCTTCTTCCCCATCGACAAGAAGAAAGCCTATGCCACCAAGTTCTCCAAGAACGGCGACTTCGAAGACGTGGCCGTCTACAAAAACCTGATCTACACCCTGCGCAGCGATGGCACGCTGTTCTCTTTCTCCGACAGCATCAAACAAAAAAAGGTGAAAGCCCGGAAGTGGGAAAACGTGTTTCCGAAAGGCGAATACGAAAGCCTCTGCGCCCTGGAAACGGATAACAAGTTGTATACGCTCTGCAAAAAATGCGGGAAGGAAAAGCACATCATCAAAGGCTACACGCTCGACCTGGCCGACAGCTCGGGGTCGAAGGTAACATCCTTCCAGATCGACCTTAGCGGGATGTCCTCGTTGGCCGGCAAAGTGAGGCGTGCGTTTCAACCCTCGGCGCTGGCCCTTCATCCGTTGACGGGAGAATGGTATATCCTCTCCTCGGTGCATAAGACCTTGCTGATCGCCGATGCGGGCTGGAAGCCAAAAGCGGCCTATGCGTTAGATCCCAAGTACTTCAATCAGCCGGAAGGCATTGCCTTCGACGATGTCGGGCACTTGTATATTTCGAACGAAGGGAACGAGATCCAGAACGGCAACATCATGCGTTTTGCCTTTGTGCGGTAA
- a CDS encoding phosphatase PAP2 family protein produces the protein MKFSSLLIAALCLSSGALAQIKPQPSEPAPDLQLQEDAPQAKKEYRLLHAVKVPALLIGLGVYSAKSDDVINRYEIREERNNIMPNFHSKVDNYLMHAPVAIVYGLNIAGVKGKNDFRNRTLLLVKSEMIMAALTFSFKSITHEERPDGKDEFSFPSGHTAQAFATATFMAKEYGDQSVWYTIGAYGMATTVGAMRIMNNRHWVSDVFAGAGIGILSTNIAYLTHRYHWKNKNSNLTVVPTYAKGPGLYIGYRFN, from the coding sequence ATGAAGTTTTCCTCTCTGCTCATTGCCGCCCTTTGCCTTTCGTCGGGTGCTCTCGCCCAGATCAAGCCACAACCCAGCGAACCGGCTCCGGACCTGCAGCTACAGGAAGATGCTCCCCAAGCCAAAAAAGAATACCGGCTGCTCCACGCCGTAAAAGTACCTGCCCTCCTGATCGGACTGGGTGTCTATTCCGCAAAAAGCGACGACGTCATCAACCGCTACGAGATCCGGGAGGAGCGCAACAACATCATGCCCAACTTTCACAGCAAGGTAGACAACTACCTCATGCACGCACCGGTGGCGATCGTCTACGGACTGAACATCGCGGGGGTGAAAGGGAAAAACGATTTCCGGAACCGGACGCTGTTGCTGGTAAAATCGGAGATGATCATGGCAGCCCTCACCTTCTCGTTCAAATCGATCACACACGAAGAACGTCCCGACGGTAAAGACGAATTTTCATTTCCTTCGGGCCACACCGCCCAGGCTTTTGCCACGGCCACGTTCATGGCAAAAGAGTATGGCGATCAGAGCGTCTGGTATACCATCGGCGCCTATGGCATGGCCACCACCGTGGGTGCCATGCGCATTATGAACAACCGCCATTGGGTGTCTGATGTGTTTGCCGGGGCCGGCATTGGTATACTCTCCACGAACATCGCCTACCTGACCCATCGCTACCACTGGAAAAATAAGAACAGCAACCTCACCGTTGTGCCCACCTATGCCAAGGGACCTGGACTCTACATCGGGTACAGGTTTAACTAA
- a CDS encoding glycosyltransferase family 2 protein — translation MKVSGFTFVRNAIRYDYPVVEAIQSILPLCTEMVVAVGNSDDDTLQLIRSIPSDKIRIIETVWDDNVRDNGRVLAIETDKAFRAIDPTADWAFYIQADEVMHEKYIDAVRENMQRYKDDHEVEGLLFDYVHFYGSYDYVGTSYRWYRREVRVIRNRKDIFSYRDAQGFRILPNRKLKVKHIPASIFHYGYVREPKAMQNKQVSFNRYWHSDEWIDQNIPRTSEFDYSEIDRLERFQDTHPQVMHRRIANLTWDFVFDESRVRLSLKDRVKEWVEKTTGRRLGEYRNYVIV, via the coding sequence ATGAAAGTGAGTGGATTTACATTTGTACGCAATGCGATACGATACGACTATCCGGTCGTTGAAGCCATACAGTCCATCCTGCCTTTGTGCACGGAGATGGTGGTCGCCGTGGGCAACTCCGACGACGACACGTTGCAGTTGATCCGTTCGATTCCCTCCGACAAGATCCGGATCATCGAAACCGTGTGGGACGACAACGTGCGGGATAATGGCCGCGTGCTCGCCATCGAAACCGACAAAGCCTTCCGGGCCATCGACCCCACCGCCGACTGGGCCTTCTACATCCAGGCCGACGAAGTGATGCACGAAAAGTATATCGACGCCGTGCGCGAAAACATGCAACGCTACAAAGACGATCACGAAGTCGAAGGGTTGCTTTTTGACTATGTACATTTTTATGGTTCCTACGATTATGTGGGCACCTCCTACCGCTGGTATCGCCGTGAAGTCCGTGTGATCCGCAACCGGAAAGACATCTTTTCCTACCGCGATGCCCAGGGCTTCCGCATCCTGCCCAACCGGAAGCTGAAGGTGAAACACATCCCCGCGTCCATCTTCCACTACGGCTATGTTCGCGAGCCCAAGGCCATGCAAAACAAACAGGTGTCGTTTAACCGCTACTGGCACAGCGACGAGTGGATCGACCAGAACATCCCCCGCACCAGCGAGTTCGACTACTCGGAGATCGATCGGCTCGAGCGGTTCCAGGACACCCACCCGCAAGTTATGCACCGCCGCATCGCCAACCTGACCTGGGATTTCGTGTTCGACGAAAGCCGTGTCCGCCTCAGCCTGAAAGACCGTGTCAAGGAATGGGTCGAGAAGACGACCGGCCGCCGCCTGGGGGAATACCGCAACTATGTGATCGTGTGA
- a CDS encoding phytanoyl-CoA dioxygenase family protein: MENYPRFEFSDPLGSDPLEFFAKHGFLHFNNFISRETVSDIRAEIRVIEDKFVERQVEKINGVPIKYGTDVDGRKFIQRFPFSSQQSPLLNEFLQDPRLQALFPLLGDDAENPRVGHNEKDGLVVNHYINTELSKFIRMGWHTDCLRDVFYGKKIMPMLNVGIHLTDAKPGQGGLRILPGTHKQTIFGVLFKKPYFLDHRPDKNEVGLQTRAGDLTVHDGRLWHRVAQSTVMGEQSRRQVMYVPIISGAYAIKNEKSPTLIYQHFQNMVR, translated from the coding sequence ATGGAAAATTATCCGCGCTTTGAATTTTCAGACCCCCTGGGGAGCGATCCCTTGGAATTTTTTGCCAAACATGGATTTTTGCATTTCAACAATTTCATCTCCCGCGAAACGGTGAGCGATATCCGGGCGGAAATCCGTGTGATCGAAGACAAATTTGTGGAGCGGCAAGTGGAAAAGATCAACGGCGTTCCGATCAAATACGGGACCGACGTCGATGGACGCAAATTTATCCAACGCTTCCCTTTCAGTTCGCAGCAGAGCCCGCTCCTGAACGAGTTCCTGCAAGACCCCCGCCTCCAAGCCTTGTTTCCCCTGCTGGGCGACGATGCCGAAAATCCGCGGGTGGGCCACAACGAAAAGGACGGTCTGGTTGTCAATCACTATATCAACACCGAACTCAGCAAATTCATACGGATGGGCTGGCATACCGATTGCCTGCGCGACGTCTTTTATGGCAAGAAGATCATGCCCATGCTCAACGTAGGCATTCACCTCACCGACGCCAAGCCCGGCCAGGGAGGATTGCGTATCTTGCCGGGGACACACAAACAAACGATCTTCGGCGTGCTCTTTAAAAAACCATACTTCCTGGATCACCGCCCCGACAAGAACGAGGTCGGACTGCAAACCAGGGCGGGCGACCTCACGGTGCACGACGGCCGGCTTTGGCACCGCGTGGCGCAATCGACCGTCATGGGGGAGCAGAGCCGCCGCCAGGTCATGTATGTACCCATCATCAGCGGCGCGTATGCTATCAAGAACGAGAAAAGTCCGACGCTGATCTATCAGCATTTTCAAAACATGGTGAGGTAG
- a CDS encoding SDR family NAD(P)-dependent oxidoreductase, with amino-acid sequence MKQAIITGASKGLGKALALEMASRGYETLLVARSAPLLETLAAEISSRFNVKVHTLTLDLAQNEASQTVYEWCQGASFQPTVLINNAGYACWGYFHRLPLSSQLPMLDLNVQGMVSLTHRILPILQKQPQAYILNVCSTSAYQPVPTMALYAASKAFVRSFTRSLRYELRKGPVSVTCLSPGPMATNFIAQANMQAMQATAQKFEMKADDVARRGVKAMFAGRAEVIPGWMNALSVGFSKILPDALLERIANNLYESKL; translated from the coding sequence ATGAAGCAAGCGATCATTACGGGCGCCAGCAAAGGCCTGGGAAAAGCCTTGGCTTTAGAGATGGCCTCCCGCGGATACGAAACCTTATTGGTGGCCCGGTCCGCCCCGTTGCTCGAGACCCTGGCCGCCGAGATCTCCAGCCGGTTCAACGTGAAGGTGCACACCCTTACACTCGACCTGGCCCAAAACGAAGCCTCCCAAACCGTCTACGAATGGTGTCAGGGCGCGTCCTTCCAACCCACGGTGTTGATCAACAATGCGGGCTATGCCTGTTGGGGATATTTTCATCGACTGCCCTTGAGCAGCCAGTTGCCCATGCTCGACCTGAATGTGCAGGGCATGGTGTCGCTGACCCATCGCATCCTCCCGATACTCCAAAAGCAACCCCAGGCCTACATCCTCAACGTATGCAGCACATCGGCATACCAGCCCGTTCCCACGATGGCGCTATACGCTGCAAGCAAAGCATTTGTGCGGTCCTTCACGCGGTCGTTGCGTTACGAGCTCCGGAAGGGACCCGTATCCGTCACTTGTTTGAGCCCCGGGCCCATGGCCACGAACTTTATTGCCCAGGCCAACATGCAGGCGATGCAGGCGACAGCGCAGAAGTTCGAGATGAAAGCCGACGACGTCGCGCGCCGCGGGGTGAAGGCCATGTTTGCCGGCCGGGCGGAAGTCATTCCCGGGTGGATGAATGCCCTGAGTGTGGGCTTTTCCAAAATCTTACCGGACGCGCTGTTGGAACGGATTGCCAACAACTTGTATGAATCAAAACTATAA
- a CDS encoding phosphatase PAP2-related protein: MKKNWKYAWGSPAFRTHFILTLVAGIALAIFADRFFPFIQQRPGHLIGDPVLDWLPSYDLSAYIFALLYVGVIIAIGTAVKTPEVLLTGLQAYVLLSFMRMCTLYFIPLEPHPGIVVLEDPFIGFFFYDNGVITKDLFFSGHVSAMLLLCLTATGRNLRMFLAADALAMAICMLFQHAHYTVDILAAPLFVLLCVYIAGRRTVTTEAVAVRNES, from the coding sequence GTGAAAAAGAACTGGAAATATGCGTGGGGATCGCCCGCTTTCAGAACCCATTTCATTCTGACCTTAGTCGCGGGCATTGCACTGGCGATCTTCGCCGATCGTTTCTTTCCCTTCATCCAACAACGCCCCGGCCACCTCATCGGCGATCCTGTGCTCGACTGGCTCCCGTCGTATGACCTGTCCGCTTATATTTTTGCACTGCTGTACGTCGGGGTTATTATCGCCATCGGCACGGCCGTGAAGACCCCCGAAGTTTTGCTCACCGGCTTGCAGGCCTATGTGCTGCTCAGTTTCATGCGCATGTGTACGTTGTATTTCATCCCGTTGGAGCCGCACCCTGGTATCGTGGTGTTAGAAGATCCCTTCATCGGCTTTTTCTTTTACGACAATGGCGTGATCACTAAAGATCTTTTCTTTTCGGGACATGTCTCGGCCATGTTACTACTCTGCCTCACGGCCACGGGACGGAACCTAAGGATGTTCCTGGCCGCCGATGCCCTGGCGATGGCCATCTGCATGTTGTTCCAACACGCGCACTACACCGTGGACATTCTTGCCGCTCCGCTCTTTGTCTTGCTTTGCGTCTACATTGCCGGACGCCGGACGGTAACGACCGAGGCCGTTGCCGTAAGAAACGAATCGTGA
- a CDS encoding Dps family protein has product MQTNIGIKAENLASVAKELSKLLADIFVLYTKTRRAHWNVEGPDFHSQHLFFETQYNQLDEVMDGVAERIRSLGHYAPSTLKDFLQLTHLTEQVREKNDSQGFLRELLTDHETIIITLRENINRFANEYGDAGTSDYITGLMEGLEKMAWMLRSHLK; this is encoded by the coding sequence ATGCAAACGAACATTGGAATCAAAGCAGAGAACTTGGCAAGCGTAGCCAAGGAATTGTCCAAACTACTGGCCGACATCTTTGTGCTTTACACAAAGACCCGTCGCGCCCACTGGAACGTAGAAGGTCCCGACTTTCATAGCCAGCACCTCTTCTTCGAAACCCAGTACAACCAACTGGACGAAGTCATGGACGGCGTGGCCGAGCGCATCCGCTCGCTGGGCCACTACGCCCCCTCTACCCTCAAAGACTTTCTGCAATTGACCCACCTCACCGAACAAGTCCGCGAGAAAAATGACTCTCAAGGCTTTCTGCGCGAGCTCCTCACCGATCACGAAACCATCATCATCACACTCCGCGAAAACATCAACCGCTTTGCCAATGAATACGGCGACGCCGGCACCAGCGATTATATCACGGGCCTCATGGAAGGTCTTGAGAAGATGGCGTGGATGCTGCGGTCGCATTTGAAATAG
- the rpiA gene encoding ribose-5-phosphate isomerase RpiA — protein sequence MDDAKRHAGEWSARYVQDGMVVGLGTGSTVFYAIQKIGERIKQGLTIRAVASSERSEKLAHDMNIPIVPFNSIDSIDLYIDGADEADRHGHLIKGGGGAHTREKILAYNSKKFIVIVDSSKLVERLGKFPLPVEILPFAAELTLNHLKALGCEPRLRRNGNQQYISENGNFTADCQFNAIEDPVQLDAAIRSIPGVVATGLFVNTMVNLVIAGYADGTVKEIKPHE from the coding sequence ATGGACGACGCTAAACGACATGCCGGCGAATGGTCGGCGCGCTATGTACAAGATGGCATGGTGGTAGGATTAGGCACCGGCTCCACGGTGTTCTATGCTATTCAAAAGATCGGCGAACGCATAAAACAGGGACTCACCATCCGGGCCGTGGCCAGTTCGGAACGCTCCGAAAAACTCGCCCACGACATGAACATTCCCATCGTTCCCTTCAACTCCATCGATAGCATCGACCTCTACATCGACGGCGCCGACGAAGCCGATCGCCACGGCCACCTCATCAAAGGCGGCGGCGGCGCGCACACCCGCGAAAAGATCCTGGCCTACAACAGCAAGAAATTTATTGTCATTGTTGATTCGTCCAAACTCGTCGAACGCCTGGGCAAATTTCCCTTGCCGGTAGAGATCCTGCCCTTTGCTGCGGAGCTCACCCTAAACCATCTCAAAGCCCTCGGCTGCGAGCCGCGGCTTCGGCGCAACGGAAATCAACAGTATATTAGCGAGAACGGAAACTTCACCGCCGACTGCCAGTTCAACGCGATTGAAGACCCGGTGCAATTGGACGCTGCCATCCGCAGCATTCCCGGCGTAGTGGCCACCGGCTTGTTTGTCAACACCATGGTGAACCTCGTGATCGCGGGCTACGCCGATGGCACGGTGAAAGAAATAAAACCACATGAATGA
- the egtD gene encoding L-histidine N(alpha)-methyltransferase: MTIPFLTDHYTRLKNRQAAREEFYRDVIHGLTASSKSLSAKYFYDAEGDKLFQRIMQCPEYYLTGCEQEIFEHQVQDIATLICNHTSDFDLVELGPGDTAKSGYLLGELQARGIDYTYFPIDISESIIQTLEKTLPLKFPGMRVEGLPGDYLDMLKEAKLRSDKQKVVLFMGASIGNVPPQEALGFCKALRKQLSPGDLLLVGFDLKKHPQVILDAYNDKAGITRAFNLNLLKRINRELGADFNLEQFVHYPMYDPETGSCKSYLVSQREQRVHIGPHAIHFAQGEPMFMEISQKYSLTEIQQLAERSGFRSFEQFQDSRHWFVDVVWRCV, from the coding sequence ATGACCATACCTTTCTTAACCGATCACTACACCCGATTAAAGAACCGGCAGGCCGCGCGCGAGGAATTCTATCGAGATGTTATTCACGGCCTCACCGCATCCTCCAAATCGCTTAGCGCCAAATACTTTTATGATGCCGAGGGCGACAAGCTTTTTCAACGCATCATGCAGTGCCCGGAATATTACCTGACCGGCTGCGAGCAGGAAATATTCGAGCATCAGGTACAAGATATTGCCACCCTGATCTGCAACCATACATCCGACTTCGACCTGGTGGAACTGGGCCCCGGCGACACAGCCAAATCGGGCTATCTGCTGGGCGAGCTCCAGGCCAGGGGTATCGACTACACCTATTTTCCCATCGACATCTCCGAAAGCATCATCCAAACCCTGGAGAAGACGTTGCCCCTCAAATTCCCGGGCATGCGCGTGGAAGGATTGCCGGGCGACTACCTCGACATGTTGAAGGAAGCCAAACTGCGCTCGGACAAACAAAAGGTTGTGTTGTTTATGGGGGCCAGTATCGGCAACGTGCCCCCGCAAGAAGCGCTGGGGTTTTGCAAAGCGCTGCGAAAGCAATTATCGCCAGGCGATTTGTTGTTGGTGGGATTTGATTTGAAGAAACATCCGCAGGTCATCCTGGATGCTTACAACGACAAAGCCGGCATCACGCGGGCATTCAACCTAAACCTGCTGAAGCGCATCAACCGCGAATTGGGAGCCGACTTTAACCTGGAGCAATTTGTGCACTATCCGATGTACGACCCGGAAACGGGCTCCTGCAAAAGCTACCTGGTGAGTCAACGCGAACAGCGGGTACATATCGGGCCACACGCCATCCACTTTGCGCAGGGCGAGCCGATGTTTATGGAGATCTCTCAGAAATATTCCTTGACGGAAATTCAGCAACTGGCTGAGCGGTCGGGGTTTAGGAGTTTTGAACAATTCCAGGATAGCCGGCACTGGTTTGTAGATGTGGTGTGGAGATGCGTTTAA
- the egtB gene encoding ergothioneine biosynthesis protein EgtB — MRTLRETYIRVRKLTEEICAPLQTEDYVVQPVEDVSPPKWHLGHTTWFFETLLLKAYREGYQEFNANFNFVFNSYYESLGARVVRTQRGNLSRPTVAEIYQYRQHVDAAMMAWMNEPLPTTIMDLITLGCHHEQQHQELLWTDIKYILGHNPLLPAYTEDHTLEFCETPSHASAPFITLEEGMYQIGHVGDSFCYDNELNRHKVFLPSFSIAPALVTHAAYLEFMEDGGYTHFAHWHAEGWDWVRANGIVAPLYWYKQDGAWFRYTLRGLLPLDLNQPVTHIGYYEAAAFAAWAGKRLPTEFEWEAAAPNFAWGDRWEWTESAYLPYPGFARAPGAVGEYNGKFMVNQKVLRGASAFTPPGHSRISYRNFFHPHQRWQLTGIRLAQ; from the coding sequence ATGAGAACACTACGGGAAACCTATATACGCGTGCGCAAATTAACGGAAGAGATATGCGCGCCGCTACAAACCGAAGACTATGTGGTGCAACCGGTTGAGGACGTGAGCCCGCCCAAATGGCACCTCGGGCACACCACGTGGTTTTTTGAAACCCTTTTGCTGAAAGCCTACCGGGAGGGCTACCAGGAATTTAATGCGAATTTCAATTTTGTTTTCAATAGTTATTATGAAAGTCTTGGTGCACGCGTGGTCCGTACCCAACGCGGAAACCTGAGCCGGCCCACGGTGGCGGAAATCTATCAATACCGCCAGCATGTCGATGCCGCCATGATGGCCTGGATGAATGAACCCCTGCCCACGACGATCATGGACCTGATCACCCTGGGATGTCATCACGAACAACAACACCAGGAGTTGTTGTGGACGGACATCAAATACATCCTCGGCCACAATCCGCTGTTGCCGGCATACACCGAGGATCACACGCTGGAATTTTGCGAGACACCCTCGCACGCATCGGCCCCTTTCATCACTCTGGAAGAAGGGATGTATCAGATCGGTCACGTGGGTGATTCATTTTGTTATGACAATGAATTAAACCGTCACAAAGTATTTCTTCCTTCATTCAGCATCGCCCCGGCGCTCGTCACGCACGCGGCCTATCTGGAGTTTATGGAGGACGGCGGCTACACCCACTTTGCGCACTGGCATGCCGAGGGCTGGGATTGGGTGAGAGCCAACGGTATTGTAGCCCCATTGTATTGGTACAAACAGGATGGCGCCTGGTTCCGCTACACGCTGCGGGGACTGCTTCCGCTCGACCTAAACCAACCCGTCACACACATCGGCTACTACGAAGCCGCGGCATTTGCCGCCTGGGCCGGTAAGCGTCTGCCCACAGAATTTGAATGGGAAGCGGCCGCGCCCAATTTTGCCTGGGGCGACCGTTGGGAATGGACCGAAAGTGCCTACCTCCCCTATCCCGGTTTTGCACGGGCACCGGGTGCAGTAGGAGAATACAACGGCAAGTTTATGGTGAACCAAAAGGTTCTGCGCGGGGCCTCCGCCTTCACCCCGCCCGGCCACAGCCGCATATCGTATCGAAATTTCTTTCATCCGCACCAGCGCTGGCAGCTCACCGGCATCCGGCTGGCACAATAA
- a CDS encoding mercuric reductase, producing MMKYDAVIIGSGQAGSPLAARLAKAGWKTALIEKRWVGGTCVNDGCTPSKTLIASGRRAYLARHSAALGIQMPSPVVDMATVIQRKDRIVTAKRARLEEWLRKTNGLDLITGAASFTGEKKLTVHHPDGTFTEVEGNFIFINTGASPQIPALDGVNDTPYYTSTTIMDLKTVPDHLVILGAGYIAMEFGQLFRRLGSQVTILDRSAALLNKEDDDIAGELKNILEMEGIKIRLGATVTKAKRLSDGQVELTLSADGPSQTITGSHWLIASGRIPNLSELKPERAGIVLTKKGFIKTDDRLETSVKGIYALGDVREGPAFTHISYNDYLVVSRNLLDKAGLSVQDRLVPYCMFTDPELGRIGLTEKAARENGRRIKVAKLSMSQVARGIETGETRGMMKAIVDEDTHEILGASILAPNGGEIMSVLEVAMMGKLPYEKIRDGIFAHPTFSESLNNLFMTLDNV from the coding sequence ATGATGAAATACGATGCCGTTATTATCGGATCGGGTCAAGCCGGTTCTCCCCTTGCTGCTCGATTGGCAAAGGCCGGATGGAAAACTGCCCTGATCGAAAAGCGTTGGGTGGGTGGCACGTGCGTGAACGACGGCTGCACGCCCAGCAAAACGCTTATAGCTTCCGGCCGCAGAGCCTACCTGGCACGACATTCGGCGGCGTTGGGCATTCAGATGCCCTCTCCCGTGGTCGATATGGCCACCGTGATACAACGCAAAGACAGGATCGTAACGGCCAAACGCGCGCGCCTGGAAGAGTGGCTCCGCAAAACAAACGGCCTTGACCTCATCACGGGCGCTGCCAGCTTCACTGGCGAAAAAAAATTGACCGTTCATCACCCCGATGGAACGTTCACGGAAGTGGAAGGCAATTTCATCTTCATCAATACCGGCGCATCGCCACAGATACCCGCACTCGACGGGGTGAATGACACGCCCTATTACACGTCGACTACGATCATGGACCTGAAAACCGTTCCGGATCACCTCGTTATTCTCGGCGCCGGATACATCGCCATGGAATTTGGACAACTCTTCCGGCGCCTCGGCAGCCAGGTGACGATCCTGGATCGCTCCGCTGCGCTGCTCAACAAAGAGGACGACGACATTGCCGGCGAATTGAAAAATATCCTGGAAATGGAAGGCATTAAGATCCGCCTTGGGGCAACGGTCACCAAAGCAAAACGCCTTTCCGATGGTCAGGTGGAATTGACATTGTCCGCCGATGGCCCATCCCAAACCATCACCGGTTCGCACTGGCTGATTGCTTCCGGACGCATCCCGAATCTCAGTGAATTAAAACCCGAGCGCGCCGGAATTGTTCTCACAAAAAAAGGTTTTATAAAGACCGACGATCGACTGGAAACTTCCGTAAAAGGAATTTATGCACTCGGTGATGTGAGAGAGGGGCCGGCCTTCACGCACATTTCCTACAATGACTATCTCGTTGTTTCGCGCAACTTGCTGGACAAGGCTGGGCTTTCGGTGCAGGACCGGCTGGTGCCGTATTGCATGTTCACCGACCCCGAGCTGGGCCGCATCGGCCTCACCGAAAAAGCGGCCCGCGAGAACGGGCGGCGCATCAAAGTGGCCAAGCTCAGCATGTCGCAGGTGGCACGCGGGATCGAGACCGGAGAAACGCGTGGCATGATGAAAGCCATCGTGGACGAGGACACGCATGAAATCCTCGGCGCTTCCATCCTGGCACCCAACGGGGGTGAGATCATGTCGGTGCTGGAGGTGGCGATGATGGGAAAGCTCCCTTACGAAAAAATTCGCGACGGCATTTTTGCCCACCCTACTTTTTCGGAATCGCTCAACAATCTTTTTATGACCCTGGACAACGTTTGA